The following coding sequences lie in one Rutidosis leptorrhynchoides isolate AG116_Rl617_1_P2 chromosome 4, CSIRO_AGI_Rlap_v1, whole genome shotgun sequence genomic window:
- the LOC139841251 gene encoding large ribosomal subunit protein uL4c-like — protein sequence MASFLKSSFLSSTIFSNHSPSVFIKPPNPTRFPKSTTTVIRSELATLPILSFDGTKIDETSLNLKSAHPDTARAVVHRGITTDLNNKRRGTASTLTRAKVRGGGKKPFPQKKLDRARHGSQLTLLRPGGGVVFEPKPRDWSVKINKKEKRLVISTALASTVVNRIVVEEFGEKFEKPKTKEFIEVLKRWGIDPKEKSMFFITLFMLNVDDNVALSSRNTETLRMLTPRTLNLFNVLNADKLVFTQGLDYLNDVHGDDDVDVFEDEDEDEEAKLGFFSPGAKKNLNRSNFFGQNLKILGQKLEILGQNLKILRQQLKNLGQNLKVLRQNL from the exons CCCGTTTCCCAAAGTCCACCACCACCGTAATCCGGTCCGAGCTGGCAACACTCCCAATTC TCTCATTCGACGGCACAAAAATTGACGAAACCTCCCTCAACCTTAAATCAGCCCACCCAGATACCGCACGTGCTGTCGTCCACCGTGGCATAACTACCGACTTAAACAACAAACGTAGAGGTACAGCCTCAACTCTCACACGTGCTAAAGTTCGTGGTGGTGGTAAAAAACCATTCCCACAAAAGAAACTCGATCGGGCCAGACATGGGTCCCAACTGACCCTACTCAGGCCCGGCGGAGGAGTTGTGTTCGAACCAAAACCTCGCGATTGGTCCGTTAAAATCAATAAAAAGGAAAAAAGATTAGTCATTTCGACTGCGTTAGCGAGTACAGTGGTTAATAGGATTGTGGTGGAGGAATTTGGGGAGAAATTTGAGAAACCGAAAACAAAAGAGTTTATTGAGGTTTTAAAAAGATGGGGGATTGATCCGAAAGAGAAATCAATGTTTTTTAT CACCCTCTTTATGTTGAATGTTGATGATAATGTGGCACTATCTAGTAGGAACACTGAGACTTTGAGAATGTTGACACCTAGGACTTTGAATTTGTTTAATGTTTTGAATGCTGATAAGTTGGTGTTTACCCAAGGGTTGGATTATTTGAATGATGTCCATGGAGATGATGATGTggatgtattcgaagatgaagatgaagatgaag AGGCGAAACTtggatttttttcaccgggggcaaaaaaaaatttaaaccgtagcaatttttttggacaaaatttgaagattttggggcaaaagttggagattttggggcaaaatttgaagattttgaggCAACAGTTGaagaatttggggcaaaatttgaaggttttgaggcaaaatttgtag